Proteins co-encoded in one Nonomuraea helvata genomic window:
- a CDS encoding NYN domain-containing protein — protein sequence MDRCALFVDAGYLLADGAMAVHGTRHREAVAWDYPGLLQLMTGLSRERTGLPLLRCYWYEATVEGRRTPEHDALADIPGLKLRLSRIRPGRREGVDAQVHRDLMTLARNNAICDAVVVSGDEDLAQVVCDAQDLGIRVSVIHVAAEGGWAVSRSLRQECDDLVELGAVHLRPYVNLVSGTAESSNGHQPVSNGQAAHSLPPAQPSLPPSLPPIPPSSGSHAAGSSSAAPSQPSSNGSSSGRGQSSTPPALPTYSNYQPEQPPPATPPSSAPVTGPVQSQSPSTGQFASPSSGGTYQPSQLGPYTGPQPAPVSPPSAATAGATTLADAVKSAHREGHDFGESVARDAPALWLEAVLARKPRMPSDLEARLLQGSSLPIDFLLHDEVRHALRRGFWDALERARH from the coding sequence GTGGATCGCTGTGCGCTGTTCGTGGACGCTGGCTATCTGCTGGCCGACGGAGCGATGGCCGTGCACGGCACGCGTCATCGCGAAGCGGTCGCCTGGGACTACCCCGGGCTGCTCCAGCTGATGACCGGCCTGTCGCGCGAGCGCACCGGCCTGCCGCTGCTTCGATGCTACTGGTACGAGGCGACAGTCGAAGGCCGGCGCACTCCGGAGCACGACGCGTTGGCCGACATACCCGGCCTCAAGCTCAGGCTGTCGCGCATCCGCCCGGGCCGGCGCGAGGGCGTCGACGCGCAGGTCCATCGCGACCTGATGACACTCGCCCGCAACAACGCCATCTGCGACGCGGTGGTGGTGAGCGGCGACGAGGATCTCGCGCAGGTCGTGTGCGACGCGCAGGACCTCGGCATCAGGGTGAGCGTGATCCACGTCGCGGCCGAGGGCGGCTGGGCCGTGTCCCGCTCGCTGCGGCAGGAGTGCGACGACCTGGTCGAGCTCGGGGCCGTACACCTGCGCCCCTATGTCAACCTGGTCTCGGGGACGGCCGAGTCGTCCAACGGCCACCAGCCGGTCAGCAACGGGCAGGCCGCACACTCGCTGCCGCCCGCCCAGCCTTCGCTGCCGCCGTCGCTGCCCCCGATCCCGCCCTCCAGCGGCAGCCACGCCGCCGGCTCGTCATCCGCCGCGCCGTCCCAGCCCTCGTCCAACGGATCGTCGTCCGGGCGTGGGCAGTCGTCCACGCCGCCCGCGCTGCCGACGTACTCCAACTACCAGCCCGAGCAGCCGCCGCCGGCCACGCCGCCGTCGTCGGCTCCCGTCACCGGGCCCGTCCAGTCGCAGTCGCCCAGCACCGGGCAGTTCGCCTCGCCGTCCTCCGGCGGGACCTACCAGCCTTCGCAGCTGGGGCCGTACACGGGGCCGCAGCCCGCCCCCGTCAGCCCGCCCTCGGCCGCCACCGCCGGCGCCACGACGTTGGCGGACGCGGTCAAGTCCGCCCATCGGGAGGGGCACGACTTCGGCGAGTCCGTCGCCCGTGACGCGCCCGCGCTGTGGCTGGAGGCCGTGCTGGCGCGCAAGCCGCGCATGCCCTCCGATCTGGAGGCACGGCTGTTGCAGGGGTCTTCTCTGCCTATCGACTTCCTGCTGCACGACGAGGTACGGCACGCGCTGCGGCGCGGCTTCTGGGACGCCTTGGAACGCGCCCGCCACTGA
- a CDS encoding response regulator, translating to MPDRAKILLVDDREENLIALEAILSSLDLVPVRARSGEEALKALLNTEFALILLDVRMPGMDGFETAAHIKRRERTRNIPIIFLTVVDSAPDYAFRGYAAGAVDYLTKPFDPWVLRAKVSVFAELYNMNKRLAEQASMLRDRLTGELPPGVGDHAAVLPELSRRLTAVEDELARVRELARKTQDPALAAPLSDLTDRLTHLRAGFDALS from the coding sequence ATGCCGGATCGAGCCAAGATCCTCCTCGTCGACGACCGCGAGGAGAATCTGATCGCTCTCGAAGCCATCCTCAGCTCTCTCGACCTGGTGCCGGTGCGCGCCAGGTCGGGTGAGGAGGCGCTCAAGGCGCTGCTCAACACCGAGTTCGCGCTCATCCTGCTGGATGTGCGGATGCCCGGCATGGATGGGTTCGAGACGGCCGCGCACATCAAGCGGCGGGAGCGCACCAGGAACATCCCGATCATCTTCCTGACCGTGGTGGACAGCGCGCCCGACTACGCCTTCCGCGGCTACGCGGCCGGCGCGGTCGACTACCTGACCAAGCCGTTCGACCCCTGGGTGCTGCGGGCCAAGGTGTCGGTGTTCGCCGAGCTGTACAACATGAACAAACGGCTGGCCGAGCAGGCGTCCATGCTCCGCGACCGCCTGACCGGCGAGCTGCCGCCCGGGGTCGGGGACCACGCGGCGGTGCTGCCCGAGCTGTCGCGACGGCTGACGGCGGTGGAGGACGAGCTGGCCCGGGTGCGTGAGCTGGCCCGCAAGACCCAGGACCCGGCACTCGCCGCACCCCTGTCCGACCTGACGGACCGCCTCACCCACCTCCGCGCCGGCTTCGACGCCCTGTCCTGA
- a CDS encoding DedA family protein → MDWLWNLLDPTWWLTVLGAFATIGVLAIIFAETGLLLGFFLPGDSLLVAAGIFSSAAVADGMNIEPLSMPVLLIGTPLCAIAGAQLGHFLGARFGRKLFDKPDSRLFKREHVLRAEEFFEKFGPARAVILARFVPIVRTFMNPVAGVLEMPAKRFFLWNVIGGVVWVEGLLLLGHFLGSKVDPKQIDRYILPGVFVIVLISLIPIIIEVIKKRRERKNVPTPNGKHHRVH, encoded by the coding sequence GTGGACTGGCTCTGGAATCTCCTCGACCCGACGTGGTGGCTGACCGTGTTGGGGGCTTTCGCGACGATCGGCGTTCTCGCGATCATCTTCGCCGAAACCGGTTTGCTGCTCGGGTTCTTCCTGCCTGGCGACTCACTCCTGGTGGCCGCGGGGATTTTCAGCTCGGCCGCGGTGGCTGACGGAATGAACATCGAGCCTCTCTCCATGCCGGTCCTGCTGATCGGCACGCCGCTGTGCGCCATTGCGGGCGCTCAACTGGGGCATTTCCTGGGGGCCAGATTCGGCCGCAAACTCTTCGACAAACCTGATTCGCGGTTGTTCAAGAGGGAGCACGTCCTCAGGGCCGAGGAGTTCTTCGAGAAGTTCGGTCCGGCCAGAGCGGTGATCCTGGCCAGGTTCGTGCCGATCGTGCGCACGTTCATGAATCCCGTCGCGGGCGTGCTGGAGATGCCGGCCAAGCGCTTCTTCCTGTGGAACGTCATCGGCGGCGTGGTCTGGGTCGAGGGCCTGCTCCTGCTCGGCCATTTCCTCGGCAGCAAGGTCGACCCCAAGCAGATCGACAGGTACATCCTGCCGGGCGTCTTCGTCATCGTGCTCATCTCGCTGATCCCGATCATCATCGAGGTGATCAAGAAGCGCCGGGAGCGTAAGAACGTCCCCACGCCCAACGGCAAGCACCACCGCGTGCACTGA
- a CDS encoding sigma-70 family RNA polymerase sigma factor, translated as MGVESAQSDAELLQAVREGNAAAYGLLYERHVAAARALARQLVSRVEVEDVVAESFTKILDLVGRGGGPEFAFRSYLLTVVRHTVHDRSRIEGGEMTTGEYDPGVPFVDPSLVGLERSLIARAFLSLPERWRAVLWHTEVERSRPAEVAPLLGLSVNGVAALAYRAREGLRQAYLQIHLGSPPRHDCRPVLGKMGAYVRGGLTRRDAKEVDEHVSGCEECHGVLLELADVDRGLRVMVGPLIAGPVFGGYAAAQARSVVAVGGARGLLRVLGRARRAPRHQQAAMAGGMAVTMAVATVLLLSDGRPGRKPVAAPVAVPPASVQPVPVPVPLQSEEPARVPPPPPLRSGSPAQARLRATIDALGSLVRARPGIVGMRLRNYGGAASERLTAFVYLPAGVALIPPTRRTRHDAAGTVDGWSCRAAGRGARCARAPLAAGQGTALFLRVRVSGEAQEGAVPAVRVDSGSLHVTAQAEEGVRRVGAPARFATDGRVAVRAIGNSLLSCPEERAGCLEARQRRRGQRDNDLWPMTALDRDDDPGTHASSGAELALPKASRVVWAGLYWSASTAEAGPIKLRPPGRRDYVTVQPGDVAVRELPLGPVYQAYADVSELVAASRRNGTWWAADAPLEEGVSRHAGWSLVVIVTDPAEPYSQAVVLDAATVVGGTARRVRLPLGGLSPAASPARVELVTWEGDADLQGDKVSLGSGALAPANGDRDPANVFDESSSGAAEMTFGVDVDTISAELGVDPGLTVATDKDVVLLGAAALSVRARQ; from the coding sequence ATGGGTGTCGAATCGGCGCAAAGCGATGCAGAGCTCCTTCAGGCGGTCAGAGAGGGCAACGCCGCCGCCTACGGGCTGCTCTACGAGCGCCACGTCGCCGCCGCCCGCGCGCTGGCCAGGCAGCTCGTCTCGCGCGTCGAGGTGGAGGACGTGGTCGCGGAGTCGTTCACGAAGATCCTCGATCTGGTCGGCAGGGGCGGCGGCCCCGAGTTCGCCTTCCGCAGCTACCTGCTGACCGTGGTGCGGCACACGGTCCACGACCGCTCCAGGATCGAGGGCGGCGAGATGACCACGGGGGAGTACGACCCGGGGGTGCCGTTCGTCGATCCGTCGCTCGTCGGGCTGGAGAGGTCGCTGATCGCCAGGGCGTTCCTGTCGCTGCCCGAGCGGTGGCGGGCGGTGCTCTGGCACACCGAGGTGGAGAGGTCCAGGCCCGCCGAGGTGGCCCCACTGCTGGGTCTGTCCGTCAACGGTGTGGCGGCGCTCGCGTACCGGGCGCGGGAGGGGCTGCGGCAGGCGTACCTGCAGATCCACCTGGGCTCGCCGCCGCGGCACGACTGCCGCCCCGTGCTCGGCAAGATGGGCGCGTACGTGCGGGGCGGGCTGACCAGGCGCGACGCCAAAGAGGTCGACGAGCATGTGAGCGGCTGCGAGGAGTGCCACGGGGTTCTGCTGGAGCTGGCCGACGTCGACCGCGGGCTGCGCGTCATGGTCGGGCCGTTGATCGCGGGGCCGGTCTTCGGCGGGTACGCGGCGGCGCAGGCCAGGTCGGTCGTGGCGGTCGGGGGCGCGCGCGGGCTGCTGCGGGTGCTCGGCCGCGCGCGACGGGCGCCCAGACACCAGCAGGCCGCGATGGCCGGCGGCATGGCGGTGACGATGGCCGTGGCGACCGTGCTGCTGCTCTCCGACGGCAGGCCGGGCAGGAAGCCCGTCGCCGCGCCGGTCGCCGTGCCGCCGGCCTCCGTGCAGCCGGTGCCGGTGCCGGTGCCGCTGCAGAGCGAGGAGCCCGCCCGGGTGCCCCCACCGCCGCCGCTCAGGAGCGGGTCGCCGGCCCAGGCGCGGCTGCGCGCCACGATCGACGCGCTCGGCTCGCTCGTACGGGCCCGGCCCGGCATCGTCGGCATGCGGCTGCGCAACTACGGCGGGGCCGCCAGCGAGAGGCTGACGGCGTTCGTCTACCTGCCGGCCGGCGTGGCGCTCATCCCGCCCACGCGGCGCACCCGCCACGACGCCGCCGGCACCGTGGACGGCTGGTCGTGCCGAGCGGCGGGACGCGGCGCGCGGTGTGCCAGGGCCCCGCTCGCGGCCGGTCAGGGCACGGCGCTGTTCCTGCGGGTGCGGGTGTCAGGTGAGGCGCAGGAGGGCGCGGTGCCCGCCGTCCGGGTCGACTCGGGCTCCTTGCACGTCACGGCGCAGGCCGAAGAGGGCGTACGGCGGGTGGGCGCGCCGGCCAGGTTCGCCACCGACGGCAGGGTGGCCGTCAGGGCGATCGGCAACTCACTGCTGAGCTGTCCCGAGGAGCGCGCGGGCTGCCTGGAGGCCCGACAGCGCCGGCGCGGCCAGCGCGACAACGACCTCTGGCCGATGACCGCGCTCGACCGGGACGACGACCCCGGCACCCACGCCTCCAGCGGAGCCGAGCTGGCCCTGCCGAAGGCCAGCAGGGTCGTGTGGGCCGGGCTCTACTGGTCCGCGAGCACCGCGGAGGCCGGGCCCATCAAGCTCCGGCCGCCGGGGCGGCGCGACTACGTGACGGTCCAGCCCGGCGACGTGGCCGTCCGCGAGCTGCCGCTCGGGCCCGTCTACCAGGCGTACGCGGACGTCAGCGAGCTGGTCGCCGCCTCCCGCAGGAACGGCACGTGGTGGGCGGCCGACGCGCCGCTGGAGGAGGGCGTGTCCAGGCATGCCGGGTGGAGCCTGGTGGTGATCGTCACGGACCCGGCGGAGCCGTACAGCCAGGCCGTGGTGCTCGACGCGGCCACCGTGGTCGGGGGCACGGCGCGTCGGGTGCGTCTCCCGCTGGGCGGGCTGAGCCCGGCCGCCTCGCCCGCCAGGGTCGAGCTGGTGACGTGGGAGGGGGACGCCGATCTCCAGGGCGACAAGGTCTCGCTCGGGTCCGGCGCGCTGGCCCCCGCGAACGGTGACCGCGATCCCGCGAACGTCTTCGACGAGTCGTCGAGCGGCGCGGCGGAGATGACGTTCGGCGTCGACGTCGACACGATCAGCGCCGAGCTCGGCGTGGACCCGGGGCTGACGGTCGCCACGGACAAGGACGTCGTTCTGCTCGGAGCGGCCGCGTTGAGCGTGCGTGCGCGACAGTGA
- a CDS encoding HAMP domain-containing protein, with the protein MTTAKAMPTAEERTYTESDLVPILETLFSWRDGDFRRRVPHAPPGILSEVRLLLNEVADRREHLANELVRVRKEIVKEGRFGERLSPGPGVGAWAEGVESVNQLIDALVSPVSGAADVIDAVAKGDLSRRIDLDRTARGEVRRLGKAINGMVDQLALFNSEVTRVAREAGTEGRLGGSANLRGMSGSWRDLTEAVNTMSSRVAAQVRDIAVVTTAVAKGDLSRKVTVDAVGEMFELKNTVNTMVDQLSGFAEEVTRVAREVGTEGQLGGQAQVTGVSGVWKDLTDNVNFMANNLTSQVRSIATVATAVAQGNLSKKITVDAQGEILQLKDTLNTMVDQLSSFADEVTRVAREVGTEGKLGGRAEVKGVSGVWKDLTDNVNSMANNLTYQVRNIAQVTTAVANGDLTRKIDVDAQGEILELKSTMNTMVEQLSSFASEVTRVAREVGTEGQLGGQAQVRGVSGVWKDLTDNVNFMANNLTSQVRQIATVSSAVAQGDLSKKITVDAQGEILQLKDTLNTMVDQLSSFADEVTRVAREVGTQGQLGGQARVTGVSGVWKDLTDNVNFMANNLTSQVRNIAEVTTAVANGDLTRKIDVDAQGEILALKTTINRMVDQLSSFASEVTRVAREVGSEGQLGGQARVEGVEGTWKRLTESVNELAGNLTTQVRAIATVTSAVARGDLTRSIAVEAKGELAELKDNINSMVANLRETTQANQEQDWLKSNLARISRLMQGHRDLLEVAKLTMSELTPLVSARYGAFYSIDPEGDHELLLIGGYGVRPGRGPRQRFAIGEGIVGQAAAEGRHIMLDDVPPEFITIDSGLSQSTPAQIVVLPILFESRVLGVLELASFTPFGEVHLDFLRQLVETIGVTMNTIIANSRTEDLLTESQRLTRELQERSDELQRQQEELRRSNAELEDKAALLAKQNRAIEIQNFQIEQARRTLEERAEQLAVSSRYKSEFLANMSHELRTPLNSLLVLAKLLTENAEGNLTSQQVEFARTIHSAGSSLLQLINDMLDLSKVEAGRMDIHPIKVALPKMVDLLEAAFAPLAQDKGLSFSVDVESDVPQELRADEQRLQQVLRNLLSNAVKFTPRGEVKLRVSMAPPGVDYDDDSLHNADDLLAFQVIDTGIGIAPDKRDVIFEAFRQADGTTSRKYGGTGLGLAICRDIARLLGGEIHVDSELGQGSTFTLYLPASYTGPLAVTETGGTRRQLMTAPTEEQAAAVPEPPMPLDLPMPELVEPPVETPVQWQGDDPLSGAKILIVDDDIRNVFALTSVLERHGSTVVYAENGREGIEQLERNEDVALVLMDIMMPEMDGWATTSAIRRMPQFADLPIIALTAKVMRGDREKSIASGASDYVPKPVDVDRLLERLRGWLSRGRGSTSDSSASTAEGS; encoded by the coding sequence ATGACCACGGCCAAGGCCATGCCAACCGCGGAGGAGAGGACCTATACCGAGTCGGATCTCGTGCCCATCCTTGAGACGCTGTTCTCTTGGCGTGACGGCGATTTCCGGCGTCGTGTTCCTCATGCGCCCCCTGGGATCCTGAGCGAGGTCCGGCTGCTGCTCAACGAGGTGGCCGACCGGCGGGAGCATCTCGCCAACGAACTGGTCCGCGTGCGCAAAGAGATCGTCAAGGAGGGCCGGTTCGGCGAGCGGCTGAGCCCCGGCCCCGGCGTCGGCGCGTGGGCGGAGGGCGTCGAGTCGGTCAACCAGCTGATCGACGCCCTGGTGAGCCCGGTGAGCGGCGCGGCCGACGTGATCGACGCCGTCGCCAAGGGCGACCTGTCGCGCCGGATCGACCTCGACCGGACGGCCAGAGGCGAGGTGCGGCGCCTGGGCAAGGCCATCAACGGCATGGTCGACCAGCTCGCCCTGTTCAACTCCGAGGTGACCAGGGTGGCGCGCGAGGCCGGCACGGAGGGGCGCCTGGGCGGCAGCGCCAACCTGCGCGGCATGTCGGGGAGCTGGCGCGACCTCACCGAGGCCGTCAACACGATGTCCTCCCGCGTGGCCGCGCAGGTGCGCGACATCGCCGTGGTGACCACCGCCGTGGCCAAGGGCGACCTGAGCCGCAAGGTGACGGTCGACGCCGTGGGCGAGATGTTCGAGCTGAAGAACACCGTCAACACGATGGTGGACCAGCTGTCCGGCTTCGCCGAGGAGGTCACCAGGGTGGCCCGCGAGGTGGGCACGGAGGGCCAGCTGGGCGGGCAGGCGCAGGTGACCGGCGTGTCGGGCGTCTGGAAGGACCTCACCGACAACGTCAACTTCATGGCCAACAACCTGACCTCACAGGTGCGGAGCATCGCGACCGTGGCGACGGCGGTGGCCCAGGGCAACCTGTCGAAGAAGATCACCGTTGACGCGCAGGGCGAGATCCTGCAGCTCAAGGACACCCTCAACACGATGGTGGACCAGCTGTCCTCCTTCGCCGACGAGGTCACCCGAGTCGCCCGCGAGGTGGGCACCGAGGGCAAGCTGGGCGGCCGGGCCGAGGTGAAGGGCGTGTCCGGGGTCTGGAAGGACCTGACGGACAACGTCAACTCGATGGCCAACAACCTGACGTACCAGGTGCGCAACATCGCCCAGGTGACCACGGCCGTGGCCAACGGCGACCTCACCCGCAAGATCGACGTGGACGCCCAGGGCGAGATCCTCGAGCTCAAGTCGACCATGAACACGATGGTCGAGCAGCTGTCGTCGTTCGCCTCCGAGGTGACCCGGGTGGCCCGCGAGGTGGGCACGGAGGGCCAGCTGGGCGGGCAGGCGCAGGTGCGCGGCGTGTCCGGGGTCTGGAAGGACCTCACCGACAACGTCAACTTCATGGCCAACAACCTGACCTCACAGGTGCGCCAGATCGCGACCGTGTCGTCCGCGGTGGCCCAGGGCGACCTGTCGAAGAAGATCACCGTTGACGCGCAGGGCGAGATCCTGCAGCTCAAGGACACCCTGAACACCATGGTTGACCAGCTGTCCTCCTTCGCCGACGAGGTCACCCGAGTGGCCCGCGAGGTGGGCACGCAAGGACAGCTCGGCGGCCAGGCCCGGGTGACCGGCGTGTCCGGGGTCTGGAAGGATCTCACCGACAACGTCAACTTCATGGCCAACAACCTGACCTCGCAGGTGCGTAACATCGCCGAGGTCACCACGGCCGTGGCCAACGGCGACCTCACCCGCAAGATCGACGTGGACGCCCAGGGCGAGATCCTGGCGCTGAAGACCACCATCAACCGCATGGTGGACCAGCTGTCGTCGTTCGCCTCCGAGGTGACCCGAGTCGCCCGAGAGGTGGGCTCCGAAGGACAGCTCGGCGGCCAGGCTCGGGTCGAAGGCGTCGAGGGCACGTGGAAGCGGCTCACCGAGAGCGTCAACGAGCTGGCCGGAAACCTCACCACCCAGGTGCGCGCCATCGCCACCGTGACCAGCGCGGTGGCCCGCGGCGACCTGACCCGCTCGATCGCCGTCGAGGCGAAGGGCGAGCTGGCGGAGCTCAAGGACAACATCAACTCGATGGTGGCCAACCTCCGCGAGACCACGCAGGCCAACCAGGAGCAGGACTGGCTCAAGTCCAACCTGGCCCGCATCTCCCGGCTGATGCAGGGTCACCGCGACCTGCTCGAGGTGGCCAAGCTGACGATGAGCGAGCTGACGCCGCTGGTCTCGGCCCGCTACGGCGCCTTCTACAGCATCGACCCCGAGGGCGACCACGAGCTGCTGCTGATCGGCGGGTACGGCGTGCGCCCCGGCAGGGGGCCGCGCCAGCGCTTCGCGATCGGCGAGGGCATCGTGGGGCAGGCGGCGGCCGAGGGCCGGCACATCATGCTCGACGACGTGCCGCCGGAGTTCATCACCATCGACAGCGGGCTCAGCCAGTCCACGCCCGCGCAGATCGTGGTGCTGCCGATCCTGTTCGAGAGCCGCGTGCTCGGCGTGCTGGAGCTGGCCTCGTTCACGCCGTTCGGCGAGGTGCACCTCGACTTCCTGCGCCAGCTCGTCGAGACCATCGGCGTCACGATGAACACGATCATCGCCAACTCCCGCACCGAGGACCTGCTGACCGAGTCGCAGCGGCTCACCAGGGAGCTGCAGGAGCGCTCCGACGAGCTGCAGCGCCAGCAGGAGGAGCTGCGCAGGTCCAATGCCGAGCTGGAGGACAAGGCGGCGCTGCTGGCCAAGCAGAACCGCGCGATCGAGATCCAGAACTTCCAGATCGAGCAGGCCCGCCGCACGCTGGAGGAGCGCGCGGAGCAGCTCGCGGTGTCCTCGCGCTACAAGTCCGAGTTCCTCGCGAACATGTCCCACGAGCTGCGCACGCCGCTCAACAGCCTGCTGGTGCTGGCCAAGCTGCTGACCGAGAACGCCGAGGGCAACCTGACCTCGCAGCAGGTGGAGTTCGCCCGCACGATCCACAGCGCGGGCTCGTCGCTGCTCCAGCTCATCAACGACATGCTCGACCTGTCCAAGGTCGAGGCGGGCCGGATGGACATCCACCCGATCAAGGTGGCGCTGCCGAAGATGGTCGACCTGCTCGAAGCCGCGTTCGCGCCGCTGGCGCAGGACAAGGGGCTGTCGTTCAGCGTCGATGTCGAATCCGACGTGCCGCAGGAGCTGCGCGCCGACGAGCAGCGCCTGCAGCAGGTGCTGCGTAACCTGCTCTCCAACGCGGTGAAGTTCACCCCGCGCGGCGAGGTCAAGCTGCGCGTCTCGATGGCGCCCCCCGGTGTCGACTACGACGACGACAGCCTGCACAATGCCGACGACCTGCTGGCCTTCCAGGTGATCGACACCGGCATCGGCATCGCACCCGACAAGCGGGACGTCATCTTCGAGGCGTTCAGGCAGGCCGACGGCACCACGAGCCGCAAGTACGGCGGCACGGGCCTCGGCCTCGCGATCTGCCGCGACATCGCCAGGCTGCTCGGCGGCGAGATCCACGTCGACAGCGAGCTCGGCCAGGGCAGCACGTTCACGCTCTACCTGCCGGCCTCGTACACCGGCCCGCTGGCCGTGACCGAGACCGGCGGGACGCGGCGGCAGCTGATGACAGCGCCGACGGAGGAACAGGCGGCGGCCGTGCCGGAGCCCCCGATGCCGCTCGACCTGCCGATGCCGGAGCTGGTCGAGCCGCCGGTGGAGACGCCGGTCCAGTGGCAGGGCGACGACCCGCTCAGCGGCGCCAAGATCCTCATCGTGGACGACGACATCCGAAACGTCTTCGCGTTGACCAGCGTCTTGGAGCGACACGGTTCCACCGTCGTCTACGCTGAAAACGGTCGGGAGGGGATCGAGCAGCTCGAACGGAACGAGGACGTCGCGCTCGTGCTGATGGACATCATGATGCCGGAGATGGACGGCTGGGCCACCACCTCGGCCATCCGGCGCATGCCGCAGTTCGCCGATCTGCCGATCATCGCGCTGACCGCCAAGGTCATGCGGGGCGACCGCGAGAAGAGCATCGCCTCCGGCGCCTCCGACTACGTACCCAAGCCGGTCGACGTGGACCGCCTGCTCGAACGCCTGCGCGGCTGGCTCAGCCGCGGGCGTGGCTCCACGTCCGACTCATCAGCCTCAACAGCCGAAGGGTCGTGA
- the pyrE gene encoding orotate phosphoribosyltransferase: MTDRDNLLAEIKSKAVVHGKVILSSGMEADFYLDLRRITLDGVAAPLVGRVMLDLTADLEFDAVGGLTLGADPVAVAMLHAAAARGRTLDAFVVRKAQKQHGLQRRIEGPDVKGRRVLAVEDTSTTGGSVLTAVEALREAGAEVVAVATIVERGASERIAAEGLDYRTAFTMEDLGL; the protein is encoded by the coding sequence ATGACGGATCGCGACAACCTGCTGGCCGAGATCAAGAGCAAGGCCGTCGTCCACGGCAAGGTCATCCTCTCCTCCGGCATGGAGGCCGACTTCTACCTCGACCTGCGCCGCATCACGCTCGACGGCGTGGCCGCGCCCCTCGTCGGCAGGGTGATGCTCGACCTGACGGCGGACCTCGAGTTCGACGCGGTGGGCGGGCTCACGCTGGGGGCCGACCCGGTGGCGGTCGCGATGCTGCACGCGGCGGCGGCGCGCGGGCGCACGCTCGACGCGTTCGTGGTCCGCAAGGCGCAGAAGCAGCACGGCCTGCAGCGCAGGATCGAGGGCCCCGACGTGAAAGGTCGGCGCGTGCTGGCCGTCGAGGACACCTCCACGACCGGCGGCTCGGTGCTGACCGCCGTGGAGGCACTGCGGGAGGCCGGTGCCGAGGTGGTGGCCGTAGCCACGATCGTGGAACGGGGCGCGAGCGAGCGGATCGCCGCCGAGGGCCTCGACTATCGCACCGCCTTCACGATGGAAGACCTGGGACTCTAG
- a CDS encoding PP2C family protein-serine/threonine phosphatase, which translates to MTAEWLEESSRGPHWLGFLADASDLLAGTLDPDMVPAIIAQVVVPRLSSWCAVYTADSSAGPLRLVYLWHADEARIDGLREQLDEMDIAAADTSVTSALHLADAQVLAVPLMARGRGLGMMCLGRPDRFPDEVIQFAEDIGRRAALAMDNARLYAQQAAANRALQRSLLPPNEPEVPGLDYGVIYEPAGETNEVGGDFYDLFKAGDDSWRFAIGDVCGTGPEAAAVTGLARHTLRLLAREGYGVAAVLGRLNQAILEEGERARFLTLLHGDITPMKTGLEVRLVSAGHPEALRLRPNGKVEAVTTPQSLLGVFHEVVFEADTVHLDHGDVLLAVTDGVTERRSGGRLLDDDGGLAKLLAECAGLSARAVAERIRRGAADFASEPSQDDLAILVLRAR; encoded by the coding sequence TTGACCGCCGAATGGCTGGAGGAGAGCTCCCGAGGGCCGCACTGGCTGGGATTTCTGGCCGACGCCAGCGACCTGCTCGCGGGCACCCTCGACCCCGACATGGTCCCGGCGATCATCGCGCAGGTCGTGGTGCCCCGGCTGTCGAGCTGGTGCGCCGTCTACACAGCCGACAGCTCCGCCGGGCCGCTGCGGCTGGTCTATCTCTGGCACGCCGACGAGGCCAGGATAGACGGGCTGCGCGAGCAGCTCGACGAGATGGACATCGCCGCCGCGGACACCAGCGTGACCTCGGCCCTCCATCTGGCCGACGCGCAGGTGCTGGCCGTGCCGCTCATGGCACGCGGACGCGGCCTCGGCATGATGTGCCTGGGCCGGCCCGACCGCTTTCCCGACGAGGTCATCCAGTTCGCCGAGGACATCGGCAGGCGTGCCGCGCTGGCCATGGACAACGCCAGGCTCTACGCCCAGCAGGCCGCCGCCAACCGGGCGCTCCAGCGCAGCCTGCTGCCCCCCAACGAGCCCGAGGTCCCCGGGCTCGACTACGGCGTCATCTATGAGCCGGCCGGTGAGACCAACGAGGTCGGCGGCGACTTCTACGACCTGTTCAAGGCGGGCGACGACTCCTGGCGGTTCGCGATCGGCGACGTCTGCGGCACCGGCCCCGAGGCCGCCGCCGTGACCGGGCTGGCCCGCCACACGCTGCGGCTGCTGGCCCGCGAGGGGTACGGCGTCGCGGCGGTGCTCGGGCGGCTCAACCAGGCGATCCTGGAGGAGGGCGAGCGCGCCAGGTTCCTCACGCTGCTGCACGGCGACATCACCCCCATGAAGACCGGCCTCGAGGTGCGCCTGGTCTCGGCGGGGCACCCCGAGGCGCTGCGGCTCAGGCCGAACGGCAAGGTCGAGGCGGTCACCACGCCGCAGTCGTTGCTGGGGGTCTTCCACGAGGTCGTGTTCGAGGCCGACACCGTGCATCTGGACCATGGCGACGTGCTGCTGGCCGTCACCGACGGGGTGACGGAGCGGCGCTCGGGCGGACGGCTGCTCGACGACGACGGCGGCCTGGCCAAGCTGCTGGCCGAGTGCGCGGGGCTGTCGGCGCGAGCGGTCGCGGAGCGCATCCGCAGGGGCGCGGCCGACTTCGCCTCGGAGCCGAGCCAGGACGACCTGGCCATCCTGGTGCTGCGCGCCCGATAG